From one Bos indicus x Bos taurus breed Angus x Brahman F1 hybrid chromosome 7, Bos_hybrid_MaternalHap_v2.0, whole genome shotgun sequence genomic stretch:
- the HINT1 gene encoding histidine triad nucleotide-binding protein 1 yields MADEIAKAQVARPGGDTIFGKIIRKEIPAKIIYEDDQCLAFHDISPQAPTHFLVIPKKYISQISAAEDDDESLLGHLMIVGKKCAADLGLKKGYRMVVNEGSDGGQSVYHVHLHVLGGRQMNWPPG; encoded by the exons atggcAGATGAGATCGCCAAGGCTCAGGTCGCCCGGCCTGGCGGCGACACGATCTTCGGGAAGATCATTCGCAAGGAAATCCCAGCCAAAATCATTTATGAGGATGACCAG TGTCTTGCTTTCCATGACATTTCCCCTCAAGCACCAACACATTTTCTGGTGATACCCAAGAAATATATATCTCAGATTTCTGCAGCAGAAGATGATGATGAAAGT ctTCTTGGGCATTTGATGATTGTTGGCAAGAAATGTGCTGCTGATCTGGGCCTGAAGAAGGGCTATCGAATGGTGGTGAATGAAGGTTCAGATGGGGGCCAGTCTGTCTATCATGTTCATCTCCATGTTCTTGGAGGTCGGCAGATGAACTGGCCTCCTGGTTAA